The Haloarchaeobius sp. HME9146 genome includes a region encoding these proteins:
- a CDS encoding TIGR04053 family radical SAM/SPASM domain-containing protein, translating into MNPATIDTEERPFVLVWEVTQACELACEHCRADAKPQRHPDELTTEEGKRLLEDAAEFGDGQLVVLSGGDPLARGDLAELVTFGTEQGLRMTLTPSGTSSLTPDRIERLSDAGLRRMALSIDGSSAEAHDAFRGEQGSFADTVAAARAAREVGLPLQVNTTVCAQTVDELPAIRELVADLGAVLWSVFFLVPVGRGALLDPVSPERAESVMRWLHEVSESADFGVKTTEAPHYRRVAIQQSAGEDDGTDRPAADAIGRRAGIKAGDGFAFVSHVGEVYPSGFLPHSAGNARRDDVVDVYRNADLFRRLRDPDELGGKCGACPFRGVCGGSRSRAAAVTGDPLAADPLCPYVPKGYDGPLPDRHPAAGTGSPAD; encoded by the coding sequence ATGAACCCGGCAACCATCGACACCGAGGAAAGACCGTTCGTGCTCGTCTGGGAGGTGACGCAGGCGTGCGAACTCGCCTGCGAGCACTGTCGCGCCGACGCGAAGCCACAGCGTCACCCCGACGAGCTGACCACCGAGGAAGGGAAGCGCCTCCTGGAAGACGCCGCCGAGTTCGGCGACGGCCAGCTCGTCGTACTTTCGGGCGGCGACCCCCTGGCACGTGGCGACCTCGCCGAACTCGTCACCTTCGGGACGGAGCAGGGGCTCAGGATGACGCTCACGCCCAGCGGCACGTCCTCGCTCACTCCCGACCGAATCGAGCGACTGTCCGACGCCGGCCTTCGCCGGATGGCCCTCAGCATCGACGGCAGCTCCGCCGAGGCGCACGACGCCTTCCGGGGCGAGCAAGGGAGCTTCGCCGACACCGTCGCAGCGGCGCGGGCCGCCCGCGAGGTGGGACTGCCACTGCAGGTCAACACGACGGTGTGTGCACAGACCGTCGACGAACTCCCCGCGATCCGCGAGCTCGTGGCCGACCTCGGTGCGGTCCTCTGGTCCGTGTTCTTCCTCGTGCCGGTCGGGCGCGGTGCCCTGCTGGACCCGGTCTCGCCGGAGAGGGCCGAATCGGTGATGCGCTGGCTCCACGAGGTGAGCGAGTCCGCGGACTTCGGGGTGAAGACGACCGAGGCACCCCACTACCGACGCGTCGCCATCCAGCAATCGGCCGGCGAGGACGACGGAACCGACCGGCCGGCGGCCGACGCCATCGGGCGTCGCGCAGGCATCAAGGCCGGTGACGGGTTCGCCTTCGTCAGTCACGTCGGCGAGGTGTACCCGTCCGGGTTCCTGCCACACTCCGCCGGGAACGCCAGGCGGGACGATGTCGTCGACGTCTACCGGAACGCCGACCTCTTCCGGCGACTGCGCGACCCCGACGAACTCGGCGGCAAGTGCGGTGCCTGCCCCTTCCGCGGCGTCTGTGGTGGGAGCCGGTCCCGCGCCGCCGCGGTCACCGGTGACCCACTCGCCGCCGACCCGCTCTGTCCGTACGTTCCGAAGGGATACGATGGACCGCTCCCGGACCGTCACCCTGCGGCGGGCACCGGCAGCCCAGCCGATTGA
- a CDS encoding CGCGG family rSAM-modified RiPP protein, with protein sequence MAPVSHDAVDPVTDTVHDNSWSANLERPAHADDRDLVLAQAVEAVEHTAAGNHVNLVTHGDHGHPETYLFEHLADRFGDDISCEYVEQCGCGGHVTRVSVE encoded by the coding sequence ATGGCACCAGTCTCGCACGACGCAGTCGACCCGGTCACCGACACCGTCCACGACAACTCGTGGTCGGCGAACCTGGAGCGGCCGGCCCACGCCGACGACCGCGACCTCGTGCTCGCACAGGCTGTGGAGGCGGTCGAGCACACGGCAGCCGGGAACCACGTGAACCTGGTGACCCACGGCGACCACGGGCATCCCGAGACCTACCTCTTCGAGCACCTCGCCGACCGTTTCGGCGACGACATCAGCTGTGAGTACGTCGAACAGTGCGGCTGTGGCGGGCACGTCACCCGCGTCTCCGTCGAGTGA
- a CDS encoding DUF2249 domain-containing protein, whose protein sequence is MAAKTDPPTLSAFLERSNAPTDSSLDRLDVADLPPPQPLTKTLEHLADLDGGVLVQFNDRAPKHLYPKLNERGFRYETEEIAGRIVTLIWRG, encoded by the coding sequence ATGGCGGCGAAGACAGACCCACCGACGCTGTCCGCGTTCCTGGAACGGAGCAACGCGCCGACCGACAGCAGCCTGGACCGGCTGGACGTGGCGGACCTGCCGCCACCACAGCCGCTCACGAAGACGCTCGAGCACCTCGCGGACCTCGACGGCGGCGTGCTGGTGCAGTTCAACGACCGAGCGCCGAAACACCTCTACCCAAAGCTGAACGAGCGCGGCTTCCGATACGAGACAGAGGAGATCGCCGGGCGCATCGTGACCCTCATCTGGCGGGGGTGA
- a CDS encoding DUF2249 domain-containing protein — protein sequence MTETTIDAREYAPRNRHEKIFEAFDALDSGEALTLVNDHDPQPLYYQLQAERDDFDAEGYELDQVSDTEFIATLPKQ from the coding sequence GTGACCGAGACGACCATCGACGCACGTGAGTACGCACCGCGGAACCGCCACGAGAAGATATTCGAGGCGTTCGACGCGCTCGACTCTGGAGAGGCGCTGACGCTGGTCAACGACCACGACCCGCAGCCGCTGTACTACCAGCTTCAGGCCGAGCGCGACGACTTCGACGCCGAGGGCTACGAACTCGACCAGGTGAGCGACACCGAGTTCATCGCCACGCTGCCCAAGCAGTGA
- a CDS encoding helix-turn-helix domain-containing protein produces MARANLTITVPEDVWVGRVSRAYPNARIRILAALPDGDHGVALAEVTSDQLPDLVGDIRTADMIVDLDLLQHHGETALIQFETTTPLLLQPIKSSGIPLEMPFDIQDGQAKWEINAPQEHLSRLGEKLEEFGIPFDVEEIRQQVEPDPALTPRQRTLVVEAVERGYYDTPRRCTLTDLAEVLDLAKSTCSETLHRAEETIIKEFVAELPDSQVPRED; encoded by the coding sequence ATGGCTCGAGCGAACCTGACTATCACCGTGCCCGAAGACGTCTGGGTCGGCCGCGTCTCCAGAGCGTACCCGAACGCCCGAATCCGCATCCTCGCCGCGCTCCCCGACGGCGACCACGGGGTCGCCCTGGCGGAGGTGACGAGCGACCAGCTCCCCGACCTCGTCGGTGACATCCGGACCGCGGACATGATCGTCGACCTGGACCTGCTCCAGCATCACGGCGAGACCGCCCTGATCCAGTTCGAGACCACGACGCCGCTGTTGCTCCAGCCCATCAAGAGTTCGGGCATCCCGCTGGAGATGCCGTTCGACATCCAGGACGGGCAGGCGAAGTGGGAAATAAACGCCCCGCAGGAGCACCTCTCCCGGCTCGGCGAGAAGCTCGAGGAGTTCGGTATCCCCTTCGACGTCGAAGAGATCCGCCAGCAGGTCGAACCCGACCCGGCACTCACCCCGCGACAGCGGACCCTCGTCGTCGAGGCAGTGGAGCGTGGCTACTACGACACGCCCCGGCGGTGCACGCTGACCGATCTGGCCGAGGTGCTCGACCTCGCGAAGTCGACCTGCAGCGAGACGCTACACCGCGCCGAGGAGACGATAATCAAGGAGTTCGTGGCGGAGCTTCCCGACTCGCAGGTGCCGCGAGAGGACTGA
- a CDS encoding nitric-oxide reductase large subunit: protein MQIRRQTLAKILVLVFVFNLAVMGFGAWYSTENAPPIPKEVVGPDGQQVVTDEQVRTGKTVFQSDGMMNHGSVLGNGAYFGVDYTADALDLKVQYMRQYYARERHGESYSALSSPEQAAIDEVVQRDLDSGTVDETIEYSAAEVYAHEQVREVYVERYHEGSPERGVPEGMVASEEEARRFADFAMWTAWMSHTDRPGSEHSYTNEWPFQPAAGNTPGASAMTWSVVAMVLLVAGAGIGVWLYKSVDLPEPSAAGIEVPRPDETDLLPSQAAAVKFVPVAALLFAGQVLLGGLLAHYYVERGAFFGIESVFGIPIIDLLPFALAKTWHIDLAILWIATLWLGAGLFLAPLLTGYEPENQSRYVYGLLGALVVVAVGGLTGIYLGANEFFQGDLWWLLGNEGLEYLEVGKVWQFGLLLGFGAWAVLVARGFGPLLDREPKFGLAHMILYAGGSIGLLFVAGFMFTPQTNIAVTEFWRWWVVHMWVEGAFEFFIVAIVGLTLVSMNLLKKRSAEKAVMFEALLVMGTGVIGVSHHYWWVGMPDVWVPIGSVFSTLELIPLVFILYEALNEYGALSASGEDFPYRLPFMFIIASGVWNFVGAGVLGFFINLPLVNYYEHGTYLTVGHAHAAMFGAFGFLALGMATYMLRIATENWEPRRLRAAFWLWNVGLALMVFISVLPVGFLQLEAAFSANYDAARSLAFYNGELVQLLFWARLPGDTMLIAGTLLFAYDVVEKLFAQREVTAADESDGVVATRMAADDD, encoded by the coding sequence ATGCAGATACGACGACAGACGCTCGCGAAGATACTGGTACTGGTCTTCGTGTTCAACCTGGCCGTCATGGGCTTCGGTGCGTGGTACTCCACCGAGAACGCGCCACCCATTCCGAAGGAGGTGGTCGGCCCGGACGGCCAGCAGGTGGTGACGGACGAACAGGTACGCACCGGCAAGACGGTGTTCCAGTCGGACGGCATGATGAACCACGGCTCGGTCCTCGGTAACGGGGCATACTTCGGCGTGGACTACACCGCCGATGCGCTGGACCTGAAGGTGCAGTACATGCGGCAGTACTACGCCCGCGAGCGCCACGGCGAGTCCTACTCGGCTCTCTCGTCGCCCGAGCAGGCGGCCATCGACGAGGTCGTCCAGCGTGACCTCGACTCCGGGACCGTCGACGAGACCATCGAGTACTCCGCCGCGGAGGTGTACGCGCACGAGCAGGTGCGTGAGGTCTACGTCGAGCGCTATCACGAAGGCAGTCCCGAGCGGGGCGTGCCCGAAGGCATGGTCGCCTCCGAGGAGGAGGCCCGTCGGTTCGCGGACTTCGCGATGTGGACGGCGTGGATGAGCCACACCGACCGGCCGGGCAGCGAGCACTCGTACACGAACGAGTGGCCGTTCCAGCCCGCTGCCGGGAACACTCCCGGTGCTTCCGCGATGACCTGGAGCGTCGTCGCGATGGTGCTGCTGGTCGCGGGTGCTGGTATCGGCGTCTGGCTCTACAAATCGGTCGACCTGCCCGAACCATCGGCCGCCGGTATCGAGGTTCCCAGACCCGACGAGACCGACCTGCTCCCGAGCCAGGCCGCGGCGGTGAAGTTCGTGCCGGTCGCCGCACTCCTGTTCGCCGGGCAGGTCCTGCTCGGAGGGTTGCTGGCGCACTACTACGTCGAGCGCGGGGCGTTCTTCGGCATCGAGTCGGTGTTCGGCATCCCGATAATCGACCTGCTGCCCTTCGCACTGGCGAAGACGTGGCACATCGACCTCGCTATCCTGTGGATCGCGACGCTGTGGCTCGGCGCGGGGCTGTTCCTCGCGCCGCTGCTGACGGGGTACGAGCCCGAGAACCAGTCCCGGTACGTCTACGGCCTGCTCGGCGCGCTGGTGGTCGTGGCCGTCGGCGGCCTGACGGGCATCTACCTCGGCGCGAACGAGTTCTTCCAGGGTGACCTCTGGTGGCTCCTCGGGAACGAGGGGCTGGAGTACCTCGAGGTCGGGAAGGTCTGGCAGTTCGGCCTGCTGCTCGGCTTCGGCGCGTGGGCAGTCCTCGTCGCCCGCGGGTTCGGGCCACTGCTCGACCGTGAGCCCAAGTTCGGCCTCGCGCACATGATACTGTACGCCGGCGGGTCCATCGGCCTGCTGTTCGTCGCCGGCTTCATGTTCACTCCCCAGACCAACATCGCGGTGACGGAGTTCTGGCGCTGGTGGGTCGTCCACATGTGGGTCGAGGGTGCGTTCGAGTTCTTCATCGTCGCCATCGTCGGCCTCACCCTCGTCTCGATGAACCTGCTGAAGAAGCGGTCGGCCGAGAAGGCGGTGATGTTCGAGGCGCTGCTCGTGATGGGGACCGGCGTCATCGGTGTCTCGCACCACTACTGGTGGGTCGGGATGCCGGACGTCTGGGTGCCCATCGGGAGCGTCTTCTCGACGCTCGAACTCATCCCGCTCGTGTTCATCCTCTACGAGGCCCTCAACGAGTACGGGGCACTCTCGGCCAGCGGCGAGGACTTCCCCTACCGGCTCCCGTTCATGTTCATCATCGCCAGCGGGGTGTGGAACTTCGTCGGGGCCGGCGTCCTCGGGTTCTTCATCAACCTCCCGCTGGTGAACTACTACGAGCACGGGACCTACCTGACGGTCGGGCACGCCCACGCCGCGATGTTCGGCGCGTTCGGCTTCCTCGCGCTCGGGATGGCGACGTACATGCTCCGCATCGCCACCGAGAACTGGGAGCCCAGACGCCTCCGGGCGGCGTTCTGGCTGTGGAACGTCGGCCTGGCGCTGATGGTGTTCATCTCGGTGCTCCCCGTCGGCTTCCTCCAGCTGGAGGCCGCGTTCAGCGCGAACTACGACGCGGCCCGGAGCCTGGCGTTCTACAACGGCGAGCTGGTCCAGTTGCTGTTCTGGGCGCGCCTGCCCGGTGACACGATGCTCATCGCCGGGACGCTGCTGTTCGCCTACGACGTGGTCGAGAAGCTGTTCGCCCAGCGCGAGGTGACGGCCGCCGACGAGTCCGATGGCGTCGTCGCGACCCGGATGGCAGCCGACGACGACTGA
- a CDS encoding lamin tail domain-containing protein gives MRTAHLAVVLVLVLVSAGCVGSWPGQPAPDSPAGEEAGTTATVTRVIDGDTIEIRYQNGTVDTVRLLGVDTPEVHKGVEPEEYPGIPDSLAGRDWLRNWGENASTFVKENLAGETVRVVVDPDSDVRGYYGRLLAYVYYDDGVMLNEELLRRGLARVYDSTFSKKEAFYALESEAMQNGVGLWGFGGADRVSASSVELAVVAIQADAPGNDNENPTGEYVTFRNTGDSTVDLSGFVVSDAANHEFVIPEGVTLAPGAELTVRSGKGTNTKSTLYWGSDRAIWNNGGDTITVRTATGLVVLEESYSSTSSIVAGSVDRQAETPEYSFSTIVVV, from the coding sequence ATGCGAACGGCCCACCTCGCCGTCGTGCTCGTGCTGGTGCTCGTGAGCGCCGGCTGCGTGGGCTCGTGGCCGGGACAACCGGCTCCCGATTCGCCCGCCGGTGAGGAGGCCGGGACGACCGCGACCGTCACACGCGTCATCGACGGTGACACCATCGAGATCCGGTACCAGAACGGGACCGTCGATACGGTTCGACTGCTCGGCGTCGACACCCCGGAGGTCCACAAGGGGGTCGAACCAGAGGAGTATCCGGGCATCCCCGACAGCCTCGCGGGACGTGACTGGCTGCGCAACTGGGGCGAGAACGCCAGCACATTCGTCAAAGAGAACCTCGCGGGCGAGACGGTCCGGGTCGTCGTCGACCCCGACTCCGACGTACGCGGCTACTACGGTCGCCTGCTCGCCTACGTCTACTACGACGACGGCGTGATGCTCAACGAAGAGCTGCTGCGGCGGGGCCTCGCACGCGTGTACGACTCGACGTTCTCGAAGAAGGAGGCGTTCTACGCGCTGGAGTCGGAAGCCATGCAGAATGGTGTCGGGCTCTGGGGCTTCGGCGGGGCGGACAGGGTCAGCGCCTCGTCGGTCGAACTCGCCGTGGTGGCCATCCAGGCCGACGCCCCCGGGAACGACAACGAGAACCCGACGGGGGAGTACGTCACCTTCCGGAACACCGGCGACTCGACCGTCGACCTGTCCGGGTTCGTCGTCTCGGACGCGGCGAACCACGAGTTCGTGATTCCCGAGGGTGTCACCCTCGCGCCGGGGGCCGAACTCACGGTCCGGAGCGGGAAGGGTACGAACACCAAGTCCACCCTCTACTGGGGGAGTGACCGCGCCATCTGGAACAACGGCGGCGACACCATCACGGTTCGGACCGCCACGGGGCTGGTCGTACTCGAGGAATCCTACAGTTCGACGAGCTCGATTGTGGCTGGTTCTGTAGATAGACAGGCCGAAACGCCAGAATATTCGTTTTCTACTATCGTAGTAGTGTAG
- a CDS encoding transcription initiation factor IIB family protein has translation MNGANQTVKTTDNRPTTYRSNGARTETDESTTAEREETSCPECGADSIADQEHGETVCNECGLVLAEDNVDRGPEWRAFDKAEKDKKSRVGAPTTGMLHDKGLSSVIDWQNKDAYGSQLSARKRQKMQRLRTWDERFRATSARDRNLKQALGEITRMASALDLPDNVQETASVIYRRALEEDLLPGRSIEAMATASLYAAARQSNVPRSLDEFAPVSRVDRREFARAYRYIGRELGLAVEPADPAEYLPRFCSELEVSHEVKTLAHELIESGKRQSVHSGKSPVGLAAAAIYAASLLANEKLTQKEVGEAAEVSEVTIRNRYKELLHANDESQQQATA, from the coding sequence ATGAACGGAGCCAACCAGACCGTCAAGACGACCGACAACCGCCCGACGACCTACCGGTCAAACGGTGCCCGAACAGAGACGGACGAGTCCACCACTGCGGAACGTGAGGAGACCTCCTGTCCCGAGTGCGGTGCCGACAGCATCGCCGACCAAGAACACGGCGAGACGGTCTGCAACGAGTGCGGCCTGGTGCTCGCCGAGGATAACGTCGACCGCGGACCGGAGTGGCGCGCGTTCGACAAGGCCGAGAAGGACAAGAAGTCCCGCGTCGGCGCGCCGACGACCGGAATGCTCCACGACAAGGGCCTCTCCTCGGTCATCGACTGGCAGAACAAGGACGCCTACGGCAGCCAGCTCTCGGCGCGCAAGCGCCAGAAGATGCAGCGCCTGCGCACCTGGGACGAGCGCTTCCGCGCCACCAGCGCTCGGGACCGCAACCTGAAGCAGGCGCTCGGCGAGATCACCCGGATGGCCAGCGCGCTGGACCTCCCCGACAACGTCCAGGAGACCGCGTCGGTCATCTACCGCCGCGCCCTCGAAGAGGACCTCCTCCCCGGTCGGTCCATCGAGGCGATGGCGACCGCGTCCCTCTACGCGGCGGCCCGGCAGAGTAACGTGCCCCGGAGCCTCGACGAGTTCGCCCCCGTGAGCCGCGTCGACCGCCGTGAGTTCGCCCGGGCGTACCGCTACATCGGGCGCGAGCTCGGCCTCGCCGTCGAGCCCGCCGACCCGGCGGAGTACCTGCCGCGGTTCTGCTCGGAGCTCGAGGTCTCCCACGAGGTCAAGACCCTCGCCCACGAGCTCATCGAGTCCGGCAAGCGCCAGAGCGTGCACAGCGGCAAGTCCCCGGTCGGGCTCGCCGCGGCGGCCATCTACGCCGCCTCCCTGCTGGCCAACGAGAAGTTGACCCAGAAGGAGGTCGGCGAGGCCGCCGAGGTCAGCGAGGTCACCATCCGCAACCGCTACAAGGAGCTCTTGCACGCGAACGACGAGAGCCAGCAGCAGGCGACCGCCTGA
- a CDS encoding TrmB family transcriptional regulator: protein MTDRHTDSPEELATEAVDLLKAFELTEYEAKCFTALCRIGQGTAKEVSEVAGVPQARVYDCMDSLQERGLADAQQSKPRRYRGTGPDEAVDTLERRVDEKLSRLGELLPQLGADAREEKGGEIWVTEGDAEVAERMARLVGAAETEVLLAVAVEDLLTDTLLDALRAASTRGVSVTVGSPAPAVRDTVSSDVTGATVVETWTWWESHPIRPGAMSSVLMVDGHSLLVSADAPTDLPGVRTHRAVWTDGDDAPLVSMMRPLLSQAIAGDETATI from the coding sequence ATGACCGACAGACACACCGATTCACCCGAGGAACTCGCCACCGAAGCCGTCGACCTGCTCAAAGCCTTCGAACTCACCGAGTACGAGGCGAAGTGCTTCACCGCCCTCTGTCGCATCGGGCAGGGGACCGCCAAGGAGGTGAGCGAGGTCGCCGGCGTCCCCCAGGCCCGTGTGTACGACTGTATGGACTCGCTGCAAGAGCGCGGCCTCGCCGACGCCCAGCAGTCCAAGCCCCGTCGCTACCGCGGGACTGGCCCCGACGAGGCCGTCGACACCCTGGAGCGTCGTGTCGACGAGAAACTCTCTCGGCTCGGGGAATTGCTCCCACAGCTCGGTGCCGACGCCCGCGAGGAGAAGGGCGGCGAGATATGGGTGACCGAAGGTGACGCGGAGGTCGCAGAGCGCATGGCTCGGCTCGTCGGAGCTGCGGAGACGGAGGTGTTGCTCGCGGTCGCGGTCGAGGACCTCCTCACCGACACCCTCCTCGACGCGCTCCGCGCGGCCAGCACCCGCGGGGTGTCCGTGACGGTCGGCTCGCCCGCCCCGGCGGTCCGCGATACCGTCTCTTCGGACGTTACCGGTGCCACCGTGGTCGAGACCTGGACGTGGTGGGAGTCACACCCCATCCGACCCGGCGCGATGAGCAGCGTCCTGATGGTCGACGGCCACTCGCTGCTCGTGAGCGCCGACGCCCCGACGGACCTGCCCGGGGTTCGAACCCATCGCGCGGTCTGGACCGACGGCGACGACGCCCCGCTTGTAAGCATGATGCGGCCGCTGCTCTCGCAGGCGATCGCTGGCGACGAGACGGCGACCATCTGA
- a CDS encoding DUF6517 family protein: MQFSRRRFLAAATGGLAATSGCLDMVLGEEQSFEATAAEVGAAALGETNYEHLGTEANTISETFEIQGNERTVTLTNYISTYQRMVDIPGVGEQPAAVFATLSTPKFEILGRTLNPIAEVKKEELAKRAQDSYGSLRVKELLGTQQVDVLGAAHELATFSGIAELASTEFDVHLDIGTVPHEKDIVVLFGGYPAEMQREAENILTMVRGVTH, translated from the coding sequence ATGCAATTTTCACGACGACGGTTCCTCGCGGCGGCGACAGGCGGACTTGCGGCGACCAGCGGCTGTCTGGACATGGTCCTTGGCGAGGAGCAGTCCTTCGAGGCGACGGCCGCAGAGGTCGGGGCGGCCGCACTCGGCGAGACGAACTACGAGCACCTGGGGACCGAAGCAAACACCATCTCGGAGACGTTCGAGATCCAGGGGAACGAGCGGACGGTCACCCTGACGAACTACATCAGCACGTACCAGCGCATGGTCGACATCCCCGGAGTCGGCGAGCAGCCGGCCGCGGTGTTCGCGACGCTCTCGACGCCGAAGTTCGAGATCCTCGGCCGGACACTGAATCCCATCGCGGAGGTCAAGAAGGAGGAACTCGCGAAACGGGCGCAGGATAGCTACGGGTCGCTTCGCGTAAAGGAGCTTCTCGGGACCCAGCAGGTCGACGTGCTCGGGGCGGCCCACGAACTCGCGACCTTCTCGGGCATCGCGGAACTGGCGAGCACTGAGTTCGACGTGCACCTCGACATCGGCACGGTGCCACACGAGAAAGACATCGTGGTGCTGTTCGGGGGGTACCCCGCCGAGATGCAACGGGAGGCGGAGAACATCCTGACGATGGTCCGGGGCGTCACGCACTAA
- a CDS encoding DUF3592 domain-containing protein yields the protein MSGDSSISVDGPSTFRGAVLFLVVGLAITGFGVYDYVQQSDAMENAVSVEAEMTEVGIEADSAGSSTDVEYTPTVEFSYTYEGESYTSTNLFPSETTSSYDTRSAARDAVADYDEGATVTAYVSPDQPGNAFLKNEKSNSPLIFAGVGLFFVLVGGKSTVTQYGGS from the coding sequence ATGTCCGGTGATTCGAGCATCTCGGTCGACGGGCCGAGCACGTTCCGTGGTGCCGTACTGTTCCTGGTCGTCGGTCTCGCGATAACCGGCTTCGGCGTGTACGACTACGTCCAGCAGTCCGACGCGATGGAGAACGCCGTCTCGGTGGAGGCGGAGATGACTGAGGTCGGTATCGAGGCCGATTCCGCCGGCAGCAGCACCGACGTCGAATACACCCCGACCGTCGAGTTCTCGTACACCTACGAGGGTGAGTCGTACACGAGTACCAACCTCTTCCCGTCGGAGACGACTTCGAGCTACGATACGCGGTCGGCAGCCCGGGACGCGGTGGCGGACTACGACGAGGGCGCGACGGTCACCGCGTACGTCTCTCCCGACCAGCCGGGCAACGCATTCCTGAAGAACGAGAAGTCCAACAGTCCGCTCATCTTCGCCGGTGTCGGGCTGTTCTTCGTCCTCGTCGGGGGCAAGTCGACGGTCACACAGTACGGCGGCAGCTGA
- a CDS encoding aldo/keto reductase, protein MELDYVPLGRTGTMVSELAFGTWRFGRETEDGLEIGEDRAYDLLDAYEEHGGRFIDTADVYGGGKSETWIGNWLADRDREDYVIASKIFWPTREEDPNGRGLSRKHLRRQIDLMLDRLGTDYIDLLYIHRWDDDTPAEEFMRTLNEFVDAGKVNYLGASTFYPNAWKVAKANELAERRGYEPFTVTQPRYNLVDREAEVNYLDMCADYDLGMCPWSPLGQGFLTGKYSRDDRNPEDSKVASEDRFRDNYLTEENFDALDELHAVADEVEASPAQVALAWLMHHDQVSVPLIGARTVEQLEENLGAANVDLTEEQFERLDESKAHPLAGL, encoded by the coding sequence ATGGAACTCGACTACGTTCCCCTCGGTCGCACCGGGACGATGGTGAGCGAACTGGCCTTCGGGACCTGGCGCTTCGGTCGCGAGACCGAGGATGGACTCGAAATCGGCGAGGACCGCGCCTACGACCTGCTGGACGCCTACGAGGAGCACGGCGGCCGGTTCATCGACACCGCCGACGTGTACGGTGGCGGCAAGTCCGAGACGTGGATCGGCAACTGGCTCGCCGACCGCGACCGCGAGGACTACGTCATCGCCTCGAAGATATTCTGGCCGACACGCGAAGAGGACCCGAACGGGCGCGGCCTCTCGCGAAAGCACCTCCGACGCCAGATCGACCTGATGCTCGACCGCCTCGGCACCGACTACATCGACCTGCTCTACATCCACCGCTGGGACGACGACACGCCCGCCGAGGAGTTCATGCGCACCCTGAACGAGTTCGTCGATGCCGGGAAGGTCAACTACCTCGGCGCGTCCACGTTCTACCCGAACGCCTGGAAGGTGGCGAAAGCGAACGAACTGGCCGAACGCCGCGGCTACGAGCCGTTCACCGTGACCCAGCCCCGGTACAACCTCGTCGACCGCGAGGCAGAGGTGAACTACCTCGACATGTGCGCCGACTACGACCTCGGCATGTGTCCCTGGAGCCCCCTCGGCCAGGGCTTCCTGACCGGGAAGTACAGCCGTGACGACAGGAACCCGGAGGACTCCAAGGTCGCCAGCGAGGACCGGTTCCGCGACAACTACCTGACCGAGGAGAACTTCGATGCACTCGACGAACTGCACGCGGTCGCCGACGAGGTCGAGGCATCGCCGGCACAGGTCGCGCTCGCGTGGCTCATGCACCACGACCAGGTCTCCGTGCCGCTCATCGGCGCGCGCACGGTCGAGCAGCTCGAGGAGAACCTCGGCGCGGCCAACGTCGACCTCACGGAGGAGCAGTTCGAGCGACTCGACGAGTCGAAGGCCCACCCGCTTGCCGGTCTCTGA
- the msrA gene encoding peptide-methionine (S)-S-oxide reductase MsrA, with product MTTNSATFGGGCFWCIEAAFEELDGIESVTSGYAGGHVEDPTYEQVCSGNTGHAEVIQVEYDTDVLGYEDLLKVFFTVHDPTQLNRQGPDVGSQYRSAIFTHDDDQQELAEGFIAELEAEGAYDDDIVTEVEPLETFYEAEDYHQDYYDKNPNDTYCTFHAQPKIEKVREKFATKAKR from the coding sequence ATGACGACGAACAGTGCCACGTTCGGCGGTGGCTGCTTCTGGTGTATCGAGGCTGCGTTCGAGGAACTCGACGGCATCGAGTCCGTCACCTCCGGCTACGCCGGCGGCCACGTCGAGGACCCGACCTACGAACAGGTCTGCTCCGGGAACACGGGTCACGCTGAGGTCATCCAGGTCGAGTACGACACGGACGTACTCGGGTACGAGGACCTGCTCAAGGTCTTCTTCACCGTCCACGACCCGACCCAGCTCAACCGGCAGGGGCCCGACGTGGGCAGCCAGTATCGCTCGGCCATCTTCACCCACGACGACGACCAGCAGGAACTCGCCGAGGGCTTCATCGCCGAACTCGAAGCCGAAGGAGCCTACGACGACGACATCGTGACCGAGGTCGAACCCCTGGAGACGTTCTACGAGGCCGAGGACTATCACCAGGACTACTACGACAAGAACCCGAACGACACCTACTGCACGTTCCACGCGCAGCCGAAGATCGAGAAGGTTCGCGAGAAGTTCGCGACCAAAGCGAAACGCTAG